The following are encoded in a window of Deltaproteobacteria bacterium genomic DNA:
- a CDS encoding NYN domain-containing protein produces MTDGQAQKLAVLIDADNAQPSIVEGLLAEIAKYGTANVKRIYGDWTGSHLRGWKEVLLLYSIQPIQQFRYTVGKNATDAAMIIDAMDLLYTNKFDGFCIVSSDSDFTKLASRIREAGLVVYGFGEKKTPEPFVSACDKFIYTEVLTSKEDDRLPIKRKCTNELKQDTKLVTLLRNAVEASSDESGWSHLAPVGSNIAKQAPDFDPRNYGYTKLGELVAATKLFEIEERLVGDGQSKAVYIKDKRKK; encoded by the coding sequence ATGACTGACGGGCAAGCACAAAAATTAGCCGTATTGATTGACGCAGACAATGCCCAACCCTCAATCGTAGAGGGATTGTTGGCAGAAATAGCGAAATATGGAACCGCAAACGTCAAGAGAATCTATGGAGACTGGACCGGATCTCACTTAAGGGGCTGGAAAGAAGTTTTGCTGCTGTATTCAATTCAGCCGATACAACAATTTCGCTATACAGTAGGGAAAAACGCCACAGATGCCGCCATGATAATTGATGCAATGGATTTGCTATATACAAATAAATTTGATGGTTTTTGTATAGTTTCAAGCGATAGCGATTTTACCAAATTGGCCTCAAGAATACGAGAAGCTGGTCTTGTTGTATATGGGTTTGGAGAGAAAAAAACACCAGAACCTTTTGTTTCCGCTTGTGACAAATTTATATATACAGAGGTTTTGACATCCAAAGAAGATGACCGTCTACCCATAAAACGAAAATGCACTAATGAGCTAAAGCAGGATACGAAGCTGGTCACCCTATTAAGGAATGCTGTAGAGGCATCATCAGACGAGAGTGGATGGTCTCATCTCGCACCAGTGGGAAGCAACATTGCCAAGCAGGCCCCGGATTTCGATCCACGAAACTACGGTTACACGAAACTCGGTGAACTGGTTGCTGCAACTAAACTCTTTGAAATAGAAGAACGTCTAGTGGGAGACGGGCAATCCAAAGCGGTTTACATAAAGGATAAACGCAAGAAGTAA